The Lysobacterales bacterium region TGTTAAGCGCCCGATTGTAGCGGCAGCGCGCAACCCCGCCGCCAGCGTACGGGGTGGTCTGGCAATGGTCGGCCGACACCCTGCGCGCGGCCCGCATCCATGCCCTTCGGCGGTGTCGGCTGCAGGCGCGCAGCGTCTAGGCTGCCGCCTCCTCCACTGCCTGCATGGAGCGCCTCGATGCGCCGACTGCCCCTGCGCCTCAACGCCACGTTCGCCCTCTACTGCGCCGCGCTGATGCTGCCGCTCGCGATCAGCGCACAGCCGCTGGAACTCGAGAAGATCATGGACGACCCGGCCTGGATCGGGCCGTCGGTCGAGAATCCGCACTGGTCGCTGGACGGCCAGACCGCGCTGTTCCAGCTGAAGCGCGCCGACAGCCCGCTGCGCGATCTGCATCGCGTCGGCTTCGACGGTGCTGCGGCGACCCGGCTCGCGGACGCGGAGCTGGCCGGTGTGGATGCGCCGAACCCGGTGTTCGATGCGGCGGGTGAGCGCGCGCTGTTCCTGCGCGATGGCGACGTGTTCCTGCGCGAGCTCGGCAGCGGCGCCCTGCGCCAGCTGACCCGCAGCGAGGTGCCCGAAGCTACGCCGGCCTTCATGGCCGACGGCCGGGTGATGTACCGCGCGGGCGCCGACTGGATCGTGCACGACCTCGGCAGCGGCCTGGCCGGGCCGATCGCGGTGCTGAAGGCCGAGAAGGATCCGGCCGAGGCGCCGAAGGCCGACGACTTGCGCGACATGCAGCTGCGTCTGATCGCCACGTTGGCGCGCGAGAAGAGCTGGCGCGAGGCCCAGGCCGCGCGCGAGTCCGAGCTGCGCCGCGGGCTGTCCACGCGGATCGCGCCGCCGGTCTATCTGGGCGACACGGTGACGATCGCCGACAGCGCGCTCAGCCCGGACGGTCGCTGGATGCTGGTGGTCACCGAGCCCAAGGGCGGCGAGCCGGGCCGCATCGGCAAGATGCCGAAGTACGTCACCGAAACCGGCTACGAAGAAAGTGAGGACGTGCGCGTGCGCGTCGGTCGCAATCCGCCGGCGGGGCAGGCGCTGGTGCTGGTCGATCTGGCCGATGGCAAGCAGTACCCGCTGGATCTGAAGGCGCTGCCGGGCATCGACACCGATCCGCTGGCCGAGCTGCGCGCGGCCGCCGGCAAGGATGCGCTGAAGGGCTTGCGTCCGGTGCGCGTCAACGCCGTCGAGTTCAGCCGCGACGGCGCGCGTGCGGCGGTGATGCTGCGCTCGGTGGACAACAAGGATCGCTGGATTGCCGAGGTCGAACGCGAGGGCCGTTCGCTCGAAACCCGCCATCGCCTCACCGACCCGGGCTGGATCAACTGGAACTTCAACGAGTTCGGCTGGCTGCCCGACAACCGCACGCTCTGGTATCTGTCGGAAGAAGACGGCTACAGCCACTTCTACACGCGTCGCGGCGACGCGCGGCCGAAGCAGCACACGCGAGGTGCGTGGGAGTTCTCCGAGCCAGTCATCAGCCGCGATGGAGGCGAGGTCTATGCGCTGGCGAACCAGGAATGGCCGGGCAAGTACGAGGTCGTGCGCCTCGATCTCGGCAGCGACCGCATCGACACGCTCACCGCGCTCGGCGGCGTCAACGCGTTCGTGCTCGCGCCCGACGAGCAGCGTCTGCTGGTGCTGTATTCCGAGCCGCATCTGCCGCCCCAGCTCGGCGTGCTGCCGGCGAACGGCGGCGCCCTGCGCGCGCTGACCGACACCCGCAGCGAGGCCTACAAGGCGCAGACCTGGCTTGCGCCCGAGTTCGTGCAGGTGCCCAGCCGCCACGGCGCCGGCACGGTGTGGGGCAAGTACTACGGCCCGGCCCAGCTTGAGCCGGGCAAGCGCTACCCGATCGTGCTGTTCGTGCACGGTGCCGGCTATCTGCAGAACGTGCACCTGCGCTGGTCGCAGTACTTCCGTGAGCAGATGTTCCACCAGCTGCTGGTGGAGCACGGCTACATCGTGCTCGACCTCGACTTCCGCGCCTCCGCGGGCTACGGCCGCGACTGGCGCAACGCGATCTACCGGCAGATGGGCCACCCCGAGCTGGAGGACTACCTCGACGGCATCGAGTGGCTGGTCGAGAACCGCCAGGGCGACCGCGCCAACGTCGGCATCTACGGCGGCAGCTACGGCGGCTTCATGACCTTCATGGCGATGTTCCGCGAACCCGGGGTCTTCCATGCCGGTGCGGCGCTGCGGCCGGTCACCGACTGGGCGCAGTACAACCACCCCTACACCTCGAACATCCTCAACACCCCGGACATCGACCCTGAGGCCTACCGCAAGAGCTCGCCCATCGAGCTGGCCGAAGGCCTGCAGGGCCACCTGCTGATCGCCCACGGCATGATCGACGACAACGTGCTGTACCAGGATTCGGTGCGTCTGGCCCAGCGCCTGATCGAGCTGCGCAAGGACCACTGGGAGCTCGCCAGCTACCCGCTGGAGCGCCACGCCTACGTGCATCCCGAGGCCTGGTTCGACCAGTACCGGCGCATCTTCAAGCTGTTCGAGCGGGTGTTGAAGGATTAAGGCGCGTGCCCTCGCCCGGGCCCCGCAGACATCGAGCGGGGCCGGGCGGCGGCGCCTTCGCTTCCTTGGGGTCGGCCTGGCCTTGGTGGGTCAAGACCCACCCTATGACAGCGCATCGCGGGCTCTCCGAAACCGGCATCGCGCCGGGCCCGTGGGCGGGGCGTGGCCTTGGTGGGTCAAGACCCACCCAATGCGAGCGCATCGCGCGTGCTCCCGAAGCCGGCATCGCGCAGGGCCCACGGGGTGGGCGTGGTTTTGGTGGGTCAAGACCCACCCTATGGCAGCGCATCACGTGCTTCCTCCTTTGGGGCTCTCCCGAACGGATGTCGCGCGGCCCATAGGGTGGGTCTTGACCCACCAGGCCGAAGCCTCGGACGCCTCGCGATCCCATCGGGCGCCGACCGCGTCTTCGGCAGAGCGCCGCGCAGATCGGCCCATCGCAAACGAAAAGGCCGGCGGGTCGCCCCGCCGGCCTTTTGCTCATCGAGAACTCCGATCAAGCGTTACGGGCGCTGCATCCAGAAGTTGTAGCTGCCCGAACCGCTGTAGGAGTACACGCGCCAGCGGTAGTACCCGACGGTGCCGTTGAAGCTCACGTCTTCGCTTGCGGTCGAGCCGGTGCCTGAAGCGACATTGACCCAGCTGGAGCCGTTCCAGCGCTGCAGCGCGAGGTCGAAGTCAGCCCCGGCCGCCGGGCCGCGCAGCCAGCCGCGATGGGTGCCGCTCACCGCGCTGTAGTAGTACGTACCGCCCGGGATGAAGGCCTGTGCACCGGTGCCGGAAAGCGTGCCGCTGTAGGCCTCGCAGCTGGTGCAGGGCGCGGTCGGGCCGGTGCTCACGGTCACCGTGCGGCTGGTGGCGTTGGCCTGGTTCGCGCTGTCGCGCACTGTCAGGGTCACCGTGTAGGTGCCGCCGGCGGCGTAGGTGCGGCTGGTGGTCGAGCCGGTGCCGCTGGCGCCGTCGCCGAAGGCCCAGCTGTAGCTGCTGATGCCGTTGTCGTCGGTCGAGCCGGTGCCGTTGAACGAGCAGGTCAGGCCCGAGCAGCTGAAGGTGAAGCTGGCGGTCGGCGGGTTGTCGACCGGCGTCGTGCCGCCGCCGAAGATCGAATACAGCAGACGGTTCGGCGAGCCCGTGCCGGCGCTGGTCACCTTGTTCGGCGTGCTGTTGTTGATCAACGCGGTGGCCACCTGGGCCGGGGTGGCGGCGGGGTTGTTGGCGAGGAACAGCGCAGCGGCACCGGCCACATGCGGCGACGCCATCGAGGTGCCGCTGATGGTGTTGGTGGCGGTCGTGCTGGTGAACCACGGCGCGGTGATGTTCGAGCCCGGCGCGAAGATGTCGAGGCAGGTGCCGAAGTTCGAGAAGCTCGAACGCGCGTCGGTGTTGGTGGTCGAGCCGACGGTGATCGCCAGCGCCGCGCGCGCCGGCGAGAAGTTGCAGGCGTTCGAGTTGTCGTTGCCCGCGGCCACCACGACGGTGACGCCGGCGTTGTGCATGCGGGTCACGGCCTCATCGGTCGCCGTCGAGGCGCCGCCGCCCAGGCTCATGTTCGCCACGGCCGGCTTGATGTGGTTCGCGGCCACCCAGTCCATGCCGGCGATCACGCCGGAGTTGGTGCCCGAGCCGTTGCAGCCCAGCACGCGCACGGGGTGGACGATCGCGCCCTTGGCGATGCCGTGGGTGGTGCCGGCCACCGTGCCGGCGACGTGGGTGCCGTGGCCGTTGCAGTCGGTGGTGCCGCGGCCGTCATTGATCGCGGTGTAGCCGTTGCCCATGCGGCCGCTGAACTGCACGTGGGTGCCCAGCACGCCGGTGTCGACGATGTAGGTATGGACGTTGCTCGCCGTGGTCAGGTACTCGTAGCTGCTCGACAGCGGCAGGTTGCGCTGGTCGACGCGGTCGATTCCCCAGGTGGCGCCGGTCTGCACGGCAGTGGTGCTGACGTAGCCGTCCTGCTCGACGTAGGCGACGCGCGCGTCACCCAGCAGCTCGGCAATCTGCTTTGGGCTGGCGCGCACCACGAAACCCGGCAGCACATGCGAGTAGGCCATGCTGACCTGCAGGCCGAAGCGCGAGGCCATGTCGACGGCCATTGAGTTGACGTCCGGACCGCGCGTGGCGCTTTCGGCACCGAACCGGACCAGATCTTCTTTCAGTACGACGATGTACTGGCCATCGACCGGCTTGTCGACGCGACGCAGCTCGGAGGCGGCGGCAAGGCCGGGCAGCGCCATGGCCACGGCCACGGCGAAACAAAGCTTGTTCATCAGATGTGACTCCCCGTTGAGTTCAGCGGATTGGACCGGTGGGAGCGGATGCCCTCTGGTACCGGCGCGCGACGCGGGAGTGACGTGTCCATGTGATCTGGCGGCGGGCTCCCCCCGGAGCCCGTGCCGGGCGTCATGCCCCGCGATCGCGCAGCGGAACGTATGTCGAGGTGTCGTGATGTGTCAATCTGCAAACGCGCATTTGCAGGCTCGCAGCGCGATCAGGCTGCCAAAGCGTGATTGACATCGCGAACAGGCGCTCGGATGTGAAGAGCGACACGCTCTGACTGCGCGTCAGTCCGCAAGCGCCTCGGCCACCGCACGCCGCAGCGAGGGCACCACCTCCACATCGAACCAGGGGTTGCTCGCCACCCAAAGCTGGTTGCGAGGGCTCGGATGCGGCAAGGGAAAGAATGGCGGCCCGAACCGCGCATGCTCTCGCACGGTGTCGGTCAGCGTGCGCCCGCGCGCGGCGCCGAGAAATCCGAGCTGGGCGTAGTGACCGATCAGCAGGGTGAGGCGCACATGCGGCAGCAGCGGCAGCAGCTGCGGGTGCCAGGTCGGCGCGCACTCCGGCCGCGGCGGCAGATCGCCGGCGCTGCCCTTGCCCGGATAGCAGAAGCCCATCGGCACGATGGCGATGCGGCTGGCGTCGTAGAACTGCCCGCGCTCCAGCCCCAGCCAGTGGCGCAGGCGGATGCCGGAGGCATCGTTCCAGGGGATGCCGGACTCGTGGACTTTGGTGCCCGGTGCCTGCCCGACGATCAACAGCCGCGCGCTGGTCTGCGCACGCAGCACGGGCTTCGGGCCGAGCGGCAGGTGCGCCTCGCAGAGGCGGCAGTCGCGGATGCGCGTCAGCAGGGCATCGAGTTCGCTCATCCGTGTGCGCGGGCCTTCAGTCGAGGTCGGGCAGCAGTTTGCCCGGATTGAGCAGGCCCTTGGGATCGAAGGCGCGCTTGACCGCGGCCATCAGCTCCAGGGTGCGTGCATCGATGGCGGCGCGCATGAAGGGCCGCTTGGCCAGCCCGATGCCGTGCTCGCCCGACAGCGTGCCGTCGAGCGCGATCACCAGGCCGAACAGGCCTTCGAGGCAGGCCTCGGCGGCGGCATCGCGGCCGGGCTCGGCGGGGTCATACATCAGGTTGACGTGGATATTGCCGTTGCCGGCGTGGCCGAAGTTGACGATGCGGATGCCGTGCTGGTGCGACAGCCCGCGCACGCCCTCGATCAGCTCGGGCAGACGCGAGACCGGCACCACCACGTCCTCGTTGATCTTCTTTGGCGCCAGCGAGCGCAGCGCCGGCGACAGAGCCTTGCGGGCGGCCCACAGGGCTTCGCTGTCGGCGGCGTCGCGCGCGACCTGCAGATCGTTCAGGCCACGGCCTTCCGCGGCACGCGCCACGGCGGTCGCCGCGCGCTCAAGGCTGTCCGCATCGCCATCGACCTCGACCAGCAGCAGGGCCTCGCCGGGCGGCAGATCGAGGCCGCGCGCCCGCACCAGGGCCAGCGCCTCACCGTCCATGAACTCCAGCGCGCAGGGCGTCATCGGCTGGGCCATGATCCGCGCCACCGCTTCCGCCGCGGCGACGATGTCGGCGTAGATCAGGCGCAAGCCGCGACGCAGCGGCGGCAGCGGCGTGAGCTTCAGCGTGGCCTCGGTGATCAGCGCCAGCGTGCCTTCGGAGCCAATCAAGAGGCGCGTCAGATCGAAGCCGACCGCGCCCTTGCTGGTGGGCGCGCCGCAGCGGAAAGCGTGGCCGCTGCCATCGACCGCGCGCAGGGCCAGAACGTTGTCGCGACAGGCGCCGTACTTCACCGCGCGTGGGCCGCCGGCGTTGCAGGCGAGGTTGCCGCCGATCGTGGAATACGGCGCCGAGGTCGGGTCCGGCGGCCAGAAGAAGCCATGCGGCGCGAGCGCCGACTGCAGATCGCCGTTCAACACGCCCGGCTCGACCACGGCGTAGCGGTCGGCGGTGTTGATGTCGACGATGCGGCGCATGCGCTCGAAGCTTAGCGCCACGCCGCCGGCGATCGGCACGCTGGCACCCGTGGTGTTGGTGCCGCGGCCGCGCGCGGTGACGGGCAGATCGTGTTCGGCACAGACCGCGACGACGGCCGCCACCTGCTCCGCCGTCTCGGGCAGGGCCACCGCCAGCGGCAGGGCCTGGCGCTTGCTGTTGTCGACGCTGTAGGCGATGCGGTCGGCCGACGCCAGCAGCAGCGCGGCCGGCGGCAGCGCCGCGTGCAGGGCACGCAGGGCGGAGGGGCTCAGCGAGATGGGCCAGGGCGATGACATCCGCTGCAGTGTATCGGCAGGGCCGCGGGTGAACGAAGCGCGCGCCGGGCTGTCCACCGCGATCGCGTTAACCGTTACCCTTGCGACGCGGCCCAGCCCACGCCACCGCGCCCGCCCGCGCCCTGAGCGCCCCACACCACAGCGGACCCCATGCGCATCCTGGTCATCGAAGACAACACCGACATCGCCGCCAACCTCGGCGACTATCTGGAAGACCGCGGCCACATCGTCGACTTCGCCGCCGACGGCGTCACCGGCCTGCACCTGGCCGTGGTCAACGAGTTCGACGCCATCGTGCTCGATCTCAACCTGCCCGGCATGGATGGGCTTGAGGTCTGCCGCAAGCTGCGCCAGGACGCTCGCCGGCAGACGCCGGTGCTGATGCTTACCGCACGCGACGCGCTGGAGCAGAAGCTCGCCGGCTTCGATGTCGGCGCCGACGATTACCTGGTCAAACCCTTCGCCCTGCAGGAAGTCGAAGCCCGGCTCACCGTGCTGGCGCGCCGCGGCAAGGGCCAGCAGCCGCGCGTGCTGGAGGTGGCCGACCTGCGCTACAACCTGGACACGCTGGAGATCAGCCGCGCCGGCAAGTCGATCAACTTGAACCCGACCGCGCTGAAGATCCTGCAGTGCCTGATGGAAGCCAGCCCCTCGGTGGTGACGCGGCAGGAGCTGGAAACCCGCGTCTGGGGCGAGGAGCTGCCCGACAGCGACTCCCTGCGCGTCCACATCCACGGTCTGCGTGCGGCGCTGGACAAGCCCTTCGACAAGCCGCTGATCCACACCCGCCACGGAATCGGATATCGCCTTGCCGACACCGAAGCAGTTCAGACGCCGGCTTAGAAGCCGGATCATCATCTCCTTCCTGATTCTCGGCAGCGGGCTCACGGCCCTGTTCGCCGTGGCCACGATCGGCCTGCGCACGCGCCTTGAGAACCAGCTGGTCGATAACTGGCTGGCCCAGGAGGCGCAGAACTTCGTCGACTTCAAGCGCCTGAACCCGGCGCCGGATGCGCAGTTCCAGTTCTCGCGCCAGATCGAGCTGTTCGTGGTGCGCAGCAATCGCCAGGAGAGCGTGCCCTTCCGCTGGCGTGAACTGCCCGAGGGCGTGCACCAGGTGGTCGAGGCCGGACCCGAGGGCGAGCCCACCGAGTACAAGCTGGCGGTGCATCGAGCCTCCGATCTGGTTGGCTTCCTGCGCTACGACTACTCGAAGGAGGCCCTGGGCCAACGCCAGCTGATCACCGCCCTGATCGCCGCGGTGGCAATCTTTTCGGTGCTTGCTGGCTTGATCGGCTTGTGGTCCTCGCGCCGCGTGATGCAGCCGGTGGCCGAGCTGGCGCGCCGCGTCGAGGGCTACAGCAGCCGCAGCGCGCCCGAGAAGCTCGCGCCGCATTTCCCCGACGACGAGGTCGGCCAGCTGGCCAGCGCGCTCGACGACTATGCCGAACAGCTGACCGAGCGTGTGACCCGCGATCGTGAGTTCAACGCCGACGTCAGCCACGAGCTGCGCACGCCGCTGGCGGTGATCCGCGGCGCGGTCGAGCTGATCCAGTCGCAGCCCGATCTGAACGACAAGACCCGCCAGCGCCTGCAGCGCATCGAACGCGCCGTGCAGCAGTGCACGGACCTGATCACCGCGCTGCTGATGCTGTCGCGCGGTGAGCGCGGCAGCGGCGCCACCGACGTGCGCAAGCTGGCCGAGCAGCTTGCCGAAGCCAACCGCGTCAACATCGGATCGAAGCCCATCAAGGTCCTCGTCGAAGGCCAGCAGGGCGTGCTGGTCGATGCGCCCGAGGCCATCGTCGCGGTCGCGCTCGGCAACCTTATCGTCAACGCCTTCAAGTACACCAAAGAGGGCGAGATCCGCATCAGCGTGCTCGGCGACCGCGTCGAAGTGCGCGACAGCGGCCCCGGCATCCCGGAAGACGAAGCCGCCCGGCTGTTCGAGCGCGGCTACCGCGGCAGCAGCTCCGAGGGCAGCAAGGGCGGCGGCATTGGCCTCGCCATCGTGCGGCGTCTGTGCGAGCTCTACGACTGGAAGGTCAGCCTGGCGCCGCGTGCGGATCAGCAGGGAGCGCTGGCAACGCTGGAGTTCGCGGCGTTCATGCGCAAGGCGTAGGGCGGGCGGCTGGGAGCCTGTCGGACTTTGGATGGCCGGGCTAGCAGGCTGCTTTTCAACAGCCTGCTAGGTGCGCGGCGCGCCCGCGCGGAACCTCTGCACCTGGGGCGCTCTTCGATCAGACCTCAATCCCAGAACGGCAACACTCGCCACCCCCACGGTGCAGCACGTGCGGAACGGGGCGGATCCGCGCCGCCCCGCAGCGCGTAAGCGACAGCCAAAGGCAGACAGCGTGGGAGCGGTGGCGCCCTTGGCATGAGGCGCAGACTGCGGTGCCTGCAGCCGGGGGTTTCGCCTGCCGCGAGCCCGGCGGCTGTCAGATCTGACAGGTAGGCGCGACCCGTTCCGCAGCTCACCATTCGGCGGTCGGAAGCGCAGCACCTCTTCGGTGCGCCAGAGCTGGCGGGTGGCAAGGCTGAAGCCTTCAGCATTGCCGCGCGCCAGCGAGGGCGCGCACGCGGGTCAGCCACAGTGCGATGCGGGCGACTTCCGACCCTGTTGCGATCTGTCCAGTTGGCCGCGGTGCCAATCCGTGCCGGCGCCACCACCACGGACTGCCTGTGGCGGGGCGCGTCATGCGGAGGGTGTCGCGGGCCGATCTGCGACGGCACGCGACCCTCGACTATCGCTTCCCACACTGGAGAACCCGCATGAAACTGAAGCGAATCGTGTTCTGGGGCGCATGCGCCCTGTCCGTCGGCTTGGGCATGGGCGTTGCCATGGCGCAGTCGGTGCCCGACCTGCGCTGCCAGTACTGCCAGACCATCTTCATGCAGTGCCTTGCCGCCTGTGACGCGGAAGGTGGAGAGGGCGACTGCTATCGGCCGTGCATTGTTCAGCGCCGGCTCTGTCAGCAGACCTTCTGCAATTGAGTGTGACGCGGCGGGGTGCCTGCCCGGCCCCCGCCGCACCTGCAGACGCACACGCATCAGGGAGACCGCGCGTGTCCAAACGATGGGCCATGGGCGTTGGCGTCGCTGCCATCGTCGGCTGCTTTCTGCTGGGGCTTTGGCTGGGGCCGATCGCCGCGGGCTATCTGCGCGCGGATGCCCCGACCTCGGCCTATGTGCACTACGACAGTTCGCGCCTGAGAGAGCGCACGGGGCGCTCGGTCATCCTCTTCTCTACCGCCACCTGCGGCTACTGCGCACAGGCCCGTGCCTTGCTGGATGCGCGCGGCGTTGCCTATGCCGATCTGCGCATCGACGGCTCCGAGGAGGCGCGTCAAGAGTTCGAGGCTTTGTCCGCCGTGGGCGTGCCGGTGCTGTTGATCGGCCAGCGTCGGATCGAGGGCTTCCGCGAGCAGAGCATCGTCGATGCGCTCGTTGCGCTTGGCAGCGACGGCTGAGAGCGTGTGAGAGGCCATCCGCCTACGGCGGCTGCTGCTTCCTGACGCCCGTGCCTGCAGCCCGTTTCGCGGACTCCGCGGTTGTCGGGTTCAACAAACTCCTTTGCGTTCGCGTCGCGCGCTTTGCCACGAACGAGCGGAGACGCCCTCGCGACTGCGTCGGGATTGTTCACACGCTCCCAGCGCAAGGAGGCCCGGTGTCGTCCAGAACACCGACCGCGGCCGACCGCCGGGGTCGCGGCAGCTGCGCTTGCGGTGGGGCGGCGCTTTGCCAGGAGGCGCGGCGACCGAAGCGTCCAGAAGCGGGCAGGGCACGGCTTCGGGCCCTGTTCGGATTCGGACAGTTGTCCCTTGCAGGCTCAGCAAGTGATTGATCGAGCGACGAAAAGGCCCTTGGCACACTGCGTGCTAGCTCCCAGGGCATGGACATCCAGCGCATCGATCTCAAGCAGAAAGCCCGCCGTCGCCGCATCGCCTATGCGGTCGGCGGCGTCCTTGCCCTAGCCGCATTGGTGGGCTTCGTCAGCCGGCTGGATCCAGCCGCCCCCAGCGTGGCTGAGGCCAGCCTGTGGATCGACACGGTCAAGCAGGGCGACATGCTGCGCGAGGTGCGCGGCCCCGGCGTGCTGGTGCCGCGCGAGATCCGCTGGATCGCCGCCGAAAGCAATGCGCGGGTCGAGCGCATCGTGGTGCGCCCGGGTGCGCAGGTCGAGGCGGATACGGTGATTCTGGAGCTGTCCAATCCCGAGGTGATCGATCAGCAGCTGTCGGCGGAATCCGCGCTGACCGCGGCCGAGGCCGATTTCGTCGCGCGCCAGGTCGGCCTTGAAAGCCAGCTGCTGGATCAGCGCGCCGCACTCGCCGGCATCCGCGCCGACTACGAGGGCGCGCGGCTCACCGCCGAGGCCGAAACCGAGCTGGCGACGCGCGGCATCATCTCGCGCATCCAGGCCCGGCGCAGCGAGCTCGCCGCCGAGCAGCTGAAGCTGCGCACCGAGATCGAAGTCGAGCGCATCGCCAAGTTCGAGCAGACCATCCGCGCCCAGCTCGCCGCCGAGCGCGCGCGCATCGAGCAGCTGAAGAACGTCGCCGAGCTGCGCCGCCGCCAGGCCGAGGGCCTCAAGGTGCGCGCGGGCATCGCCGGCGTGCTGCAGCAGGTGCCGGTGCAGGAGGGCCAGCAGGTCATCGCCGGCACCAACCTCGCCCGCGTCGCCAAGCCCGGCGCATTGATGGCCGAGCTGCGCATCAGCGAAACCCAGGTCAAGGACATCGTCCACGGCCAGAGCGTTCGGGTGGACACGCGCAACGGCGTGGTCGCAGGCCAGGTGGTGCGCATCGACCCGGCCGTGCAGAACGGCACCGTGCTGGTCGAAGTCGACTTCACCGAGAAGCTTCCGGAAAGCGCACGCCCGGATTTGAGCGTCGACGGCACCATCGAGATCGAGCGTCTGATCAACGTATTGCATGTCGGCCGCCCTGCCTACGGCCAGCCCGAGAGCGAAGTGCGCCTGTTCCGCCTCGACGAGGACGGCCAGGCCCACCGCATCCCGGTGCGCCTGGGCCGCGCATCCGTCAACCAGATCGAAATCGCCCAGGGCCTGAACCCCGGCGACCGCATCGTTCTTTCGGACACCTCGCAGTGGGATGGGTATGAGCGTTTGCGGATCGATTGATCCGCGAACGCGGGGATTGGGGATTGGGGATGAGGGATTGGCCGACGGTTGAATCACTGCGCAAGGATCCGTGGCCCCGCTACGTAGCGCTGCGCCGCGGAACGCCGGGGACAGCCGGCCGCTCAATCCCCAATCCCTAATCCCCAATCCCGGCTTGAGCAGGGCCAGCCGGCCAAGCCACACCCCACAACACATCGACACACCAGAAACGGAAGCCAAGCAATGACCACCCAAACGGCCCTGCTCAAGCTCGAAGA contains the following coding sequences:
- a CDS encoding prolyl oligopeptidase family serine peptidase; this translates as MRRLPLRLNATFALYCAALMLPLAISAQPLELEKIMDDPAWIGPSVENPHWSLDGQTALFQLKRADSPLRDLHRVGFDGAAATRLADAELAGVDAPNPVFDAAGERALFLRDGDVFLRELGSGALRQLTRSEVPEATPAFMADGRVMYRAGADWIVHDLGSGLAGPIAVLKAEKDPAEAPKADDLRDMQLRLIATLAREKSWREAQAARESELRRGLSTRIAPPVYLGDTVTIADSALSPDGRWMLVVTEPKGGEPGRIGKMPKYVTETGYEESEDVRVRVGRNPPAGQALVLVDLADGKQYPLDLKALPGIDTDPLAELRAAAGKDALKGLRPVRVNAVEFSRDGARAAVMLRSVDNKDRWIAEVEREGRSLETRHRLTDPGWINWNFNEFGWLPDNRTLWYLSEEDGYSHFYTRRGDARPKQHTRGAWEFSEPVISRDGGEVYALANQEWPGKYEVVRLDLGSDRIDTLTALGGVNAFVLAPDEQRLLVLYSEPHLPPQLGVLPANGGALRALTDTRSEAYKAQTWLAPEFVQVPSRHGAGTVWGKYYGPAQLEPGKRYPIVLFVHGAGYLQNVHLRWSQYFREQMFHQLLVEHGYIVLDLDFRASAGYGRDWRNAIYRQMGHPELEDYLDGIEWLVENRQGDRANVGIYGGSYGGFMTFMAMFREPGVFHAGAALRPVTDWAQYNHPYTSNILNTPDIDPEAYRKSSPIELAEGLQGHLLIAHGMIDDNVLYQDSVRLAQRLIELRKDHWELASYPLERHAYVHPEAWFDQYRRIFKLFERVLKD
- a CDS encoding S8 family serine peptidase, whose amino-acid sequence is MNKLCFAVAVAMALPGLAAASELRRVDKPVDGQYIVVLKEDLVRFGAESATRGPDVNSMAVDMASRFGLQVSMAYSHVLPGFVVRASPKQIAELLGDARVAYVEQDGYVSTTAVQTGATWGIDRVDQRNLPLSSSYEYLTTASNVHTYIVDTGVLGTHVQFSGRMGNGYTAINDGRGTTDCNGHGTHVAGTVAGTTHGIAKGAIVHPVRVLGCNGSGTNSGVIAGMDWVAANHIKPAVANMSLGGGASTATDEAVTRMHNAGVTVVVAAGNDNSNACNFSPARAALAITVGSTTNTDARSSFSNFGTCLDIFAPGSNITAPWFTSTTATNTISGTSMASPHVAGAAALFLANNPAATPAQVATALINNSTPNKVTSAGTGSPNRLLYSIFGGGTTPVDNPPTASFTFSCSGLTCSFNGTGSTDDNGISSYSWAFGDGASGTGSTTSRTYAAGGTYTVTLTVRDSANQANATSRTVTVSTGPTAPCTSCEAYSGTLSGTGAQAFIPGGTYYYSAVSGTHRGWLRGPAAGADFDLALQRWNGSSWVNVASGTGSTASEDVSFNGTVGYYRWRVYSYSGSGSYNFWMQRP
- a CDS encoding uracil-DNA glycosylase family protein, whose product is MSELDALLTRIRDCRLCEAHLPLGPKPVLRAQTSARLLIVGQAPGTKVHESGIPWNDASGIRLRHWLGLERGQFYDASRIAIVPMGFCYPGKGSAGDLPPRPECAPTWHPQLLPLLPHVRLTLLIGHYAQLGFLGAARGRTLTDTVREHARFGPPFFPLPHPSPRNQLWVASNPWFDVEVVPSLRRAVAEALAD
- a CDS encoding FAD-binding protein, producing MSSPWPISLSPSALRALHAALPPAALLLASADRIAYSVDNSKRQALPLAVALPETAEQVAAVVAVCAEHDLPVTARGRGTNTTGASVPIAGGVALSFERMRRIVDINTADRYAVVEPGVLNGDLQSALAPHGFFWPPDPTSAPYSTIGGNLACNAGGPRAVKYGACRDNVLALRAVDGSGHAFRCGAPTSKGAVGFDLTRLLIGSEGTLALITEATLKLTPLPPLRRGLRLIYADIVAAAEAVARIMAQPMTPCALEFMDGEALALVRARGLDLPPGEALLLVEVDGDADSLERAATAVARAAEGRGLNDLQVARDAADSEALWAARKALSPALRSLAPKKINEDVVVPVSRLPELIEGVRGLSHQHGIRIVNFGHAGNGNIHVNLMYDPAEPGRDAAAEACLEGLFGLVIALDGTLSGEHGIGLAKRPFMRAAIDARTLELMAAVKRAFDPKGLLNPGKLLPDLD
- a CDS encoding response regulator transcription factor, giving the protein MRILVIEDNTDIAANLGDYLEDRGHIVDFAADGVTGLHLAVVNEFDAIVLDLNLPGMDGLEVCRKLRQDARRQTPVLMLTARDALEQKLAGFDVGADDYLVKPFALQEVEARLTVLARRGKGQQPRVLEVADLRYNLDTLEISRAGKSINLNPTALKILQCLMEASPSVVTRQELETRVWGEELPDSDSLRVHIHGLRAALDKPFDKPLIHTRHGIGYRLADTEAVQTPA
- a CDS encoding HAMP domain-containing histidine kinase, translating into MALPTPKQFRRRLRSRIIISFLILGSGLTALFAVATIGLRTRLENQLVDNWLAQEAQNFVDFKRLNPAPDAQFQFSRQIELFVVRSNRQESVPFRWRELPEGVHQVVEAGPEGEPTEYKLAVHRASDLVGFLRYDYSKEALGQRQLITALIAAVAIFSVLAGLIGLWSSRRVMQPVAELARRVEGYSSRSAPEKLAPHFPDDEVGQLASALDDYAEQLTERVTRDREFNADVSHELRTPLAVIRGAVELIQSQPDLNDKTRQRLQRIERAVQQCTDLITALLMLSRGERGSGATDVRKLAEQLAEANRVNIGSKPIKVLVEGQQGVLVDAPEAIVAVALGNLIVNAFKYTKEGEIRISVLGDRVEVRDSGPGIPEDEAARLFERGYRGSSSEGSKGGGIGLAIVRRLCELYDWKVSLAPRADQQGALATLEFAAFMRKA
- a CDS encoding glutaredoxin family protein codes for the protein MSKRWAMGVGVAAIVGCFLLGLWLGPIAAGYLRADAPTSAYVHYDSSRLRERTGRSVILFSTATCGYCAQARALLDARGVAYADLRIDGSEEARQEFEALSAVGVPVLLIGQRRIEGFREQSIVDALVALGSDG